The following coding sequences lie in one Chryseobacterium arthrosphaerae genomic window:
- a CDS encoding acyl-CoA thioesterase, whose amino-acid sequence MEKEVSTTVKVRFSDCDPIGHLNNVKYLDYMFNAREDHVETFYGFTYEEYTKKTGCTWIAIQNEIAYLKEVRYNTQVVISSKTIDIQDRTAKVEILMKSLDEKTIHAVLWVTVIYFNVKTRRSEVHPEEIKEIFDKFYVDLIQKDFQSRVKFLRSQNAKNS is encoded by the coding sequence ATGGAAAAAGAAGTATCAACGACGGTAAAAGTCAGATTTAGTGACTGTGATCCGATCGGACATTTGAATAACGTGAAATATCTGGATTATATGTTTAATGCCAGAGAAGATCATGTAGAAACCTTTTATGGATTTACCTATGAGGAGTATACCAAGAAAACCGGTTGTACATGGATCGCCATTCAAAACGAAATTGCCTATTTAAAAGAAGTAAGATACAATACGCAGGTAGTGATCAGCAGTAAAACCATCGATATACAGGACAGAACTGCCAAAGTGGAAATCTTAATGAAAAGTCTGGATGAAAAAACAATTCATGCCGTGCTTTGGGTAACTGTTATTTATTTTAATGTAAAAACAAGAAGATCCGAAGTACATCCTGAAGAAATAAAAGAAATATTTGATAAATTTTATGTGGATTTAATACAGAAAGATTTTCAGTCAAGAGTTAAGTTTTTAAGATCTCA